In a single window of the Mucilaginibacter defluvii genome:
- a CDS encoding tetratricopeptide repeat protein — protein MLLLCELLFVTATYADASSHTQNITYNTIRHAGDTVNSQTAFINAKHRLNNALAAGNDVVAAQCYQELGDLFYMQTAYSQALDNFFKADKILRRMSAPLKLAANVNKIGQTYLQVRQYPAAEKAFREALNLYRSNNNPDGVAGAYGFIGHTYEKRGNYPQAINYQKLALKTYLSGGNNREIAKIYENLGSIHEDKLQLDSALKYFKLAEQINTKNNNETDQIEVYNNLGDVLRKSGRHKQSLVYTRRAVALAGKLKDQYQLGSAYRDLSKAYHLLNRNDSAFYYSEASRDIFLKIFTEDNEKQLALLQTIFEIEQKNSAIDRFKSEKTINRIIAIGATVITCLIALLAVTFISRQRLKLRNEQKLNEQSKLSYKNALDIKSKELTSHTLHIIRKNQLLDELKEKLKTMIKDDKRDQRRELHKLLNMIQLNSNQDKNWEDFRVVFEQVHDNFFDKLKEHPAGLTPSDMRLLALLKMNLGSADMATMLGISQDSLRIARYRLRKKLGLDEGETLQSFIKTVTE, from the coding sequence ATGCTGCTTTTATGTGAGTTATTGTTCGTAACGGCAACTTATGCGGATGCATCGTCGCACACGCAAAACATAACTTATAATACTATCCGGCACGCCGGCGACACGGTTAACTCGCAAACGGCTTTTATAAATGCCAAGCACCGTTTAAACAATGCGCTTGCTGCCGGGAACGATGTAGTTGCGGCACAATGTTACCAGGAATTGGGCGATTTATTTTATATGCAAACTGCCTACTCGCAAGCGCTTGATAATTTTTTTAAAGCCGACAAGATACTCCGGCGAATGAGCGCCCCGCTAAAGCTTGCCGCTAATGTTAACAAAATAGGCCAAACCTATTTGCAGGTTCGGCAATACCCGGCCGCTGAAAAAGCCTTTCGCGAAGCGTTGAATTTATACCGGTCTAACAACAACCCAGACGGCGTTGCCGGTGCTTATGGATTTATAGGCCATACCTACGAAAAAAGAGGTAATTATCCGCAGGCCATAAACTATCAAAAGCTGGCACTAAAAACATATCTCTCAGGTGGTAATAACAGGGAAATCGCCAAGATATACGAAAACCTGGGCAGCATACACGAGGATAAGCTGCAGCTTGATTCAGCACTTAAATACTTTAAACTGGCCGAGCAGATCAATACGAAAAACAATAACGAGACTGACCAGATAGAGGTATATAATAACCTGGGCGATGTGTTACGCAAGTCGGGCAGGCATAAACAATCGCTGGTTTATACACGCCGAGCGGTGGCATTGGCCGGCAAATTAAAAGACCAGTATCAGTTAGGCAGCGCTTACCGCGATCTGTCAAAAGCTTATCACCTGCTCAACCGTAACGACAGCGCCTTTTATTACAGCGAGGCCAGCCGTGATATATTTTTAAAAATATTTACCGAGGATAACGAGAAGCAATTGGCCCTATTGCAAACTATTTTCGAGATAGAGCAAAAAAACAGCGCGATAGACCGCTTTAAAAGCGAAAAAACAATTAACCGCATTATTGCAATTGGCGCCACGGTAATTACCTGCCTTATAGCGTTGCTTGCCGTTACTTTTATAAGCAGGCAACGCCTTAAATTACGTAATGAGCAAAAACTGAATGAGCAAAGCAAATTAAGCTATAAAAATGCCCTCGATATAAAAAGCAAGGAACTCACCAGCCATACTCTGCACATCATCCGCAAAAACCAGTTGCTTGATGAGCTTAAGGAAAAGCTCAAGACCATGATTAAGGACGATAAACGCGACCAGCGCCGGGAGTTACACAAGCTTTTAAATATGATACAGCTTAACAGCAACCAGGATAAGAACTGGGAAGATTTTCGGGTTGTGTTTGAACAGGTGCATGACAATTTTTTTGACAAGCTAAAAGAGCATCCGGCAGGCTTAACCCCATCAGATATGCGCTTGCTTGCCCTGCTGAAAATGAACCTCGGCTCGGCGGATATGGCAACCATGCTGGGTATATCACAGGATAGCCTGCGAATAGCACGTTACCGGCTTCGTAAAAAGCTGGGGCTGGATGAAGGCGAAACGCTGCAATCCTTTATTAAAACCGTAACAGAATAG
- a CDS encoding class I mannose-6-phosphate isomerase → MQSTSHNLNSLPNAELRKTQQYIMPAKLATETMEQDVYNIYPSAHLGGGKIFNGFESLAAYIIEKKTVLIDGYGGVFWAHIKTGLQQYFDRLNLTVNWIDMAGYLKDETEVEQLVSPFLGSASSVWGTKTTLTLADLFDDLPAIQKDDNSAINIVIGTGAALCKWNAPLIYLDIPKNEIQFRMRAGGITNLGSSKIAEPAQMYKRLYFVDWVLLNQHKKQILSRVDIIADAQWPGNINWMYQADLLTALAKLSQSVFRVRPWFEPGAWGGQWMKQHIPNLNTDVVNLAWSFELIVPENGLVFESDGYLLEVSFDTLMFSNNQNVLGKHAEKFGDEFPIRFDFLDTYQGGNLSIQCHPRLKYIQENFGENITQDETYYILDCDDRASVYLGFQNDIDPDKFKNALNDSQATGEAIDIEQYVQVHHAKKHDLYLIPNGTVHSAGAGNLVLEISATPYIFTFKMYDWVRLDLDGKPRPINIDHAFNNLDFERKGERVQQELISKPAVIAGNERYQLIHLPTHADHFYDVHRIEFDDTIQVETDGSCHVLMLVEGQSVSIETADGTVQKFAYAETFVVPAAAISYRLKNLGDGRAKVIKAFLK, encoded by the coding sequence ATGCAAAGTACGTCTCATAATCTCAACTCGTTACCCAATGCCGAATTGCGCAAAACGCAGCAATACATAATGCCGGCCAAGTTAGCTACCGAAACCATGGAGCAAGATGTTTATAATATTTATCCTTCGGCACATTTGGGTGGTGGTAAAATATTTAACGGCTTCGAGTCGCTGGCCGCCTATATCATTGAAAAGAAAACCGTTTTGATTGATGGTTATGGAGGTGTATTCTGGGCGCATATTAAAACCGGGTTGCAGCAATATTTTGACCGGTTAAATCTTACGGTGAACTGGATTGATATGGCTGGTTATTTAAAAGATGAAACGGAAGTAGAGCAGCTGGTAAGCCCTTTTTTGGGCAGCGCATCATCGGTATGGGGTACCAAAACCACTTTAACTTTAGCTGATTTATTTGATGATCTGCCCGCTATCCAGAAAGATGATAACAGCGCTATCAATATTGTAATCGGTACCGGGGCTGCACTATGCAAATGGAATGCCCCCCTTATCTACCTGGATATTCCAAAAAACGAAATACAGTTCCGCATGCGGGCAGGGGGTATAACCAATCTGGGTAGCTCAAAAATTGCTGAACCTGCCCAAATGTACAAGCGCCTTTATTTTGTTGATTGGGTGTTACTTAATCAGCATAAAAAACAGATACTGAGCCGTGTTGATATTATTGCGGATGCGCAATGGCCGGGTAATATTAACTGGATGTATCAGGCAGATCTTCTAACTGCGTTAGCAAAATTGAGCCAATCTGTATTCAGGGTACGCCCCTGGTTTGAGCCTGGCGCATGGGGCGGACAATGGATGAAGCAGCACATTCCTAATCTTAATACCGATGTAGTTAACCTGGCCTGGTCTTTCGAGCTTATCGTTCCGGAAAACGGGTTGGTTTTTGAAAGCGACGGCTATTTGCTTGAGGTATCATTTGATACGCTAATGTTTAGCAATAACCAAAATGTATTGGGTAAACACGCTGAAAAGTTTGGTGATGAGTTCCCGATACGTTTTGATTTTCTGGATACCTACCAGGGCGGTAATCTATCTATACAATGCCATCCGCGGTTAAAATACATCCAGGAAAATTTTGGCGAAAACATAACGCAGGATGAAACCTATTATATTTTGGATTGTGACGATAGGGCGAGCGTATACCTGGGTTTTCAAAATGATATCGATCCTGATAAGTTTAAAAATGCTTTAAACGATAGCCAGGCAACGGGTGAGGCGATTGATATTGAGCAGTACGTGCAGGTTCATCACGCTAAAAAACACGATCTGTATTTAATACCTAATGGCACCGTGCACAGTGCGGGTGCGGGTAACCTGGTGCTCGAGATAAGCGCTACGCCGTATATTTTTACCTTTAAGATGTATGATTGGGTGCGGCTTGACCTGGATGGAAAACCCCGCCCGATAAATATTGACCATGCCTTTAATAATCTGGACTTTGAACGCAAAGGCGAGCGCGTACAGCAGGAATTGATATCCAAACCAGCTGTTATCGCCGGGAACGAAAGATATCAGCTAATACATTTACCCACCCATGCCGACCATTTTTATGACGTGCACCGGATAGAATTTGATGATACGATACAAGTAGAAACCGACGGTAGCTGCCATGTACTCATGCTGGTTGAAGGGCAATCCGTAAGTATTGAAACTGCCGATGGTACCGTACAAAAATTTGCTTACGCGGAGACCTTTGTAGTGCCTGCTGCGGCAATATCATACCGGTTAAAAAACCTGGGCGATGGCAG
- a CDS encoding DUF1080 domain-containing protein: MIPVKKLTYALSIFCIAIIGCSGGSKLNGTTKGWKKLFNGKDVNDWFVKINHHETGVNFGNTFRVQDGIIQIRYDRYSDFNDQFGHLYYKTPYSHYHLKFEYRFVGKLQKGAPDYTLLNSGVMFHSQDPRTMLKDQDWPISVEMQLLGGLGDGKSRPTGNMCSPGTDVVYQGEVSRDHCISSSSKTYDGDQWVKGELIVLGNKLIKHIINGDTVLQYSKPTVGGGVANGYDPKYKKDGTPLSNGFIALQSEGQPVDFRNIEIKELPGNK, translated from the coding sequence ATGATCCCGGTGAAAAAACTAACCTACGCGTTAAGCATTTTTTGTATCGCTATTATAGGCTGCTCAGGAGGCAGCAAGCTTAACGGCACTACCAAAGGCTGGAAAAAACTTTTTAACGGCAAGGATGTCAACGACTGGTTTGTAAAGATAAATCACCATGAAACAGGCGTAAATTTTGGCAATACCTTTCGCGTGCAGGATGGCATTATACAAATAAGATACGACCGGTACAGCGACTTTAACGATCAGTTTGGCCATTTGTATTATAAAACGCCTTACTCCCATTATCACCTTAAGTTTGAATACAGGTTTGTGGGCAAACTGCAAAAAGGTGCGCCCGATTATACTTTGCTTAACAGCGGTGTAATGTTTCATTCGCAGGACCCGCGTACCATGCTTAAGGATCAGGATTGGCCAATATCTGTAGAAATGCAGTTGCTGGGCGGGCTGGGCGATGGCAAATCAAGGCCGACCGGCAATATGTGCTCACCTGGTACCGATGTAGTATACCAGGGCGAAGTATCTCGCGATCATTGCATCAGTTCATCATCAAAAACATACGATGGCGACCAATGGGTTAAGGGGGAGCTTATTGTGTTAGGGAACAAGCTCATAAAACATATCATTAACGGCGATACCGTACTGCAATACTCAAAACCCACCGTTGGCGGCGGCGTGGCCAATGGCTACGACCCAAAGTATAAAAAAGATGGCACACCTTTAAGCAACGGCTTTATAGCCTTGCAAAGCGAAGGCCAGCCGGTTGATTTCAGGAATATCGAAATAAAAGAGTTGCCCGGTAATAAATAA
- a CDS encoding DUF7133 domain-containing protein produces MFVKVNRFKYYLLYALLIAACLTIIQCVSHKPLKTGVVSNVNQNSVKAAIDTPDFSRSDVLTPKQSMARMQLEPGYEVKLVAAEPLIVAPVAINFDNSGRLWAVEMTGYMPDTAGNGEDAPTGKIVILNDDNGDGVYDRRTVFVDSLRLPRALCFINGGVLVAEPPRLWFYPIEGDKPGKRTLVDPKYTEDGNVEHQPNGLLRAMDNWIYNAKSSKRYRFKDGKWLIERTHFRGQWGISQDDYGRLYYNDNSSNVIGDYFLPGFGYGNADQQNVTGYAERVVADNRVYPARPTPGVNRGYTKGTLDEQLRLRNFTAACAPLVYRGGVFNDGTISAFVAEPSANLIKRNLIGYSGNITRGRQAYIGREFLASTDERFRPVNLNDGPDGALYITDMYRGIIQHKTYLTEYLKNEIIKRRLSQPLNCGRIYKVIPKGNSAKFVAIPAEPEKLVDLLGHTNGWVRDRAQQTITDKKLLAAVPYLQQALAGSNQLKTIHALWTLEGLNALNAERLIPYISSTDAWLRVEAISIVPSVVNKASYKSYLSALQRLVQNRDEVTAPYIAYLYPVLSRYDKPGADKLLQQLATLYPQNKYVADAIISNLSGREAQFTSVVKDTATVFFKRLSKIVNNRKSRLLNNDPLKLKKEFPRGATIFSTTCQTCHGADGNGIKGLAPPFNRSQWVTGDKRKLIGIVLNGLTGPVEVNDHLYKAPEINGDMPGIGGAKEISDADIAQLLSFLRRSWQNKASAVTVKEVITVRSQLKERNSAFTVEELEKVFP; encoded by the coding sequence ATGTTTGTAAAGGTTAACCGTTTTAAATATTATTTGCTCTATGCGCTGTTGATAGCGGCTTGCCTAACCATTATTCAATGCGTGAGCCACAAACCTTTAAAGACTGGTGTAGTGTCAAATGTTAACCAGAACTCGGTGAAAGCGGCCATTGATACTCCCGACTTTAGCCGGTCGGACGTGTTAACCCCGAAACAGTCAATGGCGCGTATGCAGTTAGAACCCGGTTACGAGGTTAAGTTGGTAGCTGCTGAACCGCTTATAGTTGCGCCGGTGGCCATTAACTTTGATAACAGCGGCAGGCTTTGGGCTGTTGAAATGACCGGCTATATGCCCGATACTGCCGGGAATGGTGAAGATGCGCCTACCGGTAAAATTGTTATTTTGAATGATGACAACGGTGATGGCGTTTATGACAGGCGTACGGTTTTTGTTGATTCGTTGCGGTTGCCGCGCGCCCTTTGTTTTATAAACGGCGGCGTATTGGTTGCCGAGCCACCCAGGCTGTGGTTTTACCCCATTGAAGGCGATAAGCCAGGAAAAAGAACGCTGGTTGACCCGAAATATACCGAGGACGGAAACGTAGAGCATCAGCCCAACGGTTTGCTGCGGGCGATGGATAACTGGATATATAACGCCAAATCATCAAAACGCTATAGGTTTAAGGATGGCAAATGGTTAATTGAACGTACACATTTTCGCGGGCAATGGGGTATAAGCCAGGATGATTATGGCAGGCTTTACTACAATGACAACTCCTCAAACGTAATAGGCGATTATTTTTTGCCGGGCTTCGGCTATGGCAATGCCGATCAGCAAAATGTTACAGGTTATGCTGAGCGGGTGGTAGCCGATAACCGGGTTTACCCTGCAAGGCCGACGCCTGGCGTTAACCGCGGCTATACCAAAGGCACGCTGGATGAGCAATTGCGGTTGCGCAACTTTACAGCGGCTTGTGCCCCGCTGGTTTACCGGGGCGGTGTGTTTAATGATGGTACGATAAGTGCTTTTGTGGCCGAGCCATCGGCCAATTTGATAAAACGGAACCTGATCGGTTATTCAGGTAATATTACCCGCGGCAGGCAAGCTTACATCGGACGCGAATTTTTAGCCAGTACCGATGAGCGGTTCCGCCCGGTGAACCTTAACGATGGGCCGGATGGTGCGCTTTATATTACCGACATGTATCGAGGTATCATTCAGCACAAAACGTACCTTACCGAATACCTAAAAAATGAAATAATAAAGCGCCGGCTTTCACAACCATTAAATTGTGGGCGTATTTATAAAGTGATACCAAAAGGTAATAGCGCCAAATTTGTGGCTATACCAGCCGAGCCGGAAAAGCTGGTTGACTTATTAGGCCATACCAACGGCTGGGTACGTGATCGGGCGCAGCAAACCATTACCGATAAAAAATTGCTTGCTGCTGTTCCTTACCTGCAACAGGCTCTGGCCGGGAGCAATCAGTTGAAAACTATCCATGCGTTATGGACGCTCGAAGGGCTCAACGCGCTAAATGCCGAACGGCTTATTCCATATATAAGCAGTACCGATGCATGGCTGCGTGTTGAGGCGATTAGTATAGTGCCATCTGTTGTAAATAAAGCATCTTATAAAAGTTATTTGAGTGCTTTGCAGCGACTTGTACAAAATCGGGACGAAGTAACGGCTCCTTATATCGCTTATCTGTATCCGGTTCTATCTCGGTACGATAAGCCTGGCGCTGATAAATTATTGCAACAACTGGCAACTTTGTATCCTCAAAACAAATATGTAGCCGATGCCATAATCAGTAACCTGTCTGGTCGAGAAGCACAGTTTACATCGGTTGTAAAGGATACCGCAACAGTGTTTTTTAAACGCTTAAGCAAGATAGTTAATAACCGCAAAAGCCGCTTGCTTAATAACGACCCGCTAAAGCTGAAAAAAGAATTTCCGCGCGGTGCAACAATCTTCAGTACCACCTGTCAAACCTGCCACGGTGCCGATGGCAATGGAATTAAAGGGCTAGCCCCGCCGTTTAACCGTTCGCAGTGGGTAACAGGCGATAAACGAAAGCTTATCGGTATTGTGCTTAACGGGCTAACCGGTCCGGTAGAGGTGAATGATCATTTATACAAAGCCCCCGAAATAAACGGCGATATGCCCGGTATTGGCGGTGCCAAAGAAATAAGCGATGCCGATATAGCGCAATTGTTGAGTTTCCTGCGCCGTTCATGGCAAAACAAGGCTTCCGCCGTAACTGTAAAAGAAGTAATTACGGTACGCAGCCAGCTAAAGGAGCGCAATTCAGCTTTTACAGTTGAAGAGCTTGAAAAGGTTTTCCCTTAA
- a CDS encoding TonB-dependent receptor, which produces MELKKLLIFFILMCGSGIAMAQRGIIKGKISGQQNEPLAGATLLVNGTTSSTAADLNGDYQFYVNPGNLNLTVRYLGYRDTTINVSLTAGQLKIINITLKSRQAALEGVVVTGYTQGQAKALNQQKNADNIKNIIAADQIGKFPDPNAAEALQRVPGVTIERDQGEGRYVSLRGLAPQFTNTSVNGEQIPSPEADVRYVALDAIPSDQLASIEVSKALTPDMDGDAIGGSINLITRSAQSKKPTISGTLGGGYNNLMRKGNVQGQLQYGQRFGDKEQFGLLLNSNYYQNNLGSDGIERAINDNELETRDYELTRTRLGLSSALDYRFNNHHEVYFRTLYSRFTDREWRRRYVFKPSDEEIEKLTKDRFEAQSVLSLNAGAKHTFKSFLLDYEGQYSYAEQNTPYDNEAAFIAGIPSVLNYADTRYPSISTDEDYKNNSLYSFDELGMGNTIAKDKNLTAKVNVSVPYKINSSDGLIKFGGKVRSKNKSYSITQNTFENLGGVPNLNQFAGSPVKDKFMGGRYDLGNPLDISSLMRYFNANPSQFELQIADKAADEALESFEASEDVYAGYLMGRQQIKKLMILGGVRYERTKVSYSSKDVIIAANGDLEAIRPVTGSSVYDFVLPQLHLKYELDKFSNLRAAVTYSYARPNFSEIIPSQEINREDRVATIGNANLKPVKALNYDLMAEHYFGSVGIASAGLFYKKLDNFIYRRTIFNSPYPTTGTPIIPRIDITQSQNGNDADVLGAEIALQRRLSFIPFLDDFSVYLNYTYTHSKARIQSREANEGNANVTEEIRLPGQASHVGNASVAYEGKKFSARLSLNFNGSYLSELGGTKDEDIFIKNRMQLDATAGYAVNNRFRLFVEALNLTNQPLQAYQGNSTQYIQREFYSYWMRFGVKFNL; this is translated from the coding sequence ATGGAACTTAAAAAACTACTCATTTTTTTTATTTTGATGTGCGGCAGCGGCATTGCTATGGCCCAGCGCGGCATTATTAAAGGTAAAATAAGCGGACAGCAAAACGAACCGCTGGCAGGTGCGACACTGCTTGTAAACGGCACCACCTCGAGCACCGCAGCTGACCTGAATGGCGATTACCAATTTTACGTAAACCCCGGTAACCTGAATTTAACGGTACGCTACCTTGGGTACCGGGACACTACCATAAATGTATCACTAACTGCCGGGCAGTTAAAGATAATCAACATTACGCTGAAAAGCAGGCAAGCCGCGTTAGAGGGCGTAGTGGTTACCGGCTATACCCAAGGCCAGGCCAAAGCGCTTAACCAGCAAAAGAATGCCGATAACATAAAAAATATTATCGCTGCAGATCAGATAGGCAAGTTTCCGGACCCCAACGCGGCCGAAGCCCTACAGCGTGTGCCCGGTGTAACCATTGAGCGCGACCAGGGTGAAGGCCGCTATGTGTCATTAAGAGGCTTGGCTCCCCAGTTTACCAACACAAGCGTTAACGGCGAGCAAATACCATCACCCGAGGCTGACGTAAGGTATGTAGCCCTTGATGCAATACCATCAGATCAGCTGGCATCCATCGAAGTAAGCAAAGCCCTTACGCCCGATATGGATGGCGACGCTATCGGCGGCTCTATAAACCTGATTACCCGCAGCGCGCAAAGCAAAAAGCCGACCATTTCCGGTACGCTTGGTGGCGGCTATAACAACCTGATGCGTAAAGGCAACGTACAGGGGCAATTGCAATACGGCCAGCGCTTTGGTGATAAAGAACAGTTTGGCCTGTTACTTAACAGCAATTACTACCAAAACAACCTCGGCTCAGACGGTATAGAGCGCGCTATTAATGATAACGAACTGGAGACCCGCGATTATGAACTTACCCGCACACGCCTTGGTTTAAGCTCGGCGTTAGACTATCGTTTTAACAATCATCATGAGGTTTATTTCCGTACGCTTTATTCACGTTTCACGGATCGCGAATGGCGCCGCCGCTATGTTTTTAAACCATCTGATGAGGAGATAGAAAAACTAACTAAGGATCGTTTTGAGGCGCAATCTGTACTCTCATTAAACGCGGGCGCCAAACATACTTTTAAAAGTTTTTTGCTGGATTACGAAGGGCAGTACAGCTATGCGGAACAAAATACCCCTTATGACAATGAGGCCGCTTTTATAGCCGGAATACCAAGCGTATTAAATTACGCCGATACCCGCTACCCGTCCATATCAACAGATGAGGATTATAAGAATAACTCGCTATATAGCTTTGACGAGCTGGGTATGGGTAACACCATTGCTAAAGATAAAAACCTGACAGCAAAGGTAAACGTAAGCGTACCCTATAAAATAAATAGCAGCGATGGTTTAATTAAGTTTGGTGGTAAGGTTCGCTCAAAAAACAAAAGCTACAGCATCACCCAAAACACATTTGAAAACCTGGGCGGTGTACCTAACCTTAACCAATTTGCAGGTTCGCCAGTTAAGGATAAATTTATGGGCGGTCGTTATGACTTAGGCAATCCGCTTGATATCAGCAGCCTGATGCGTTATTTCAATGCTAATCCATCGCAATTTGAGCTTCAGATAGCAGATAAAGCAGCCGACGAAGCGCTCGAGTCATTCGAAGCATCTGAAGATGTTTACGCCGGTTACCTAATGGGCCGCCAGCAAATAAAAAAGCTCATGATTTTAGGTGGTGTACGTTACGAACGCACCAAGGTTAGCTACAGCTCCAAAGACGTTATCATAGCCGCCAATGGCGACCTTGAGGCTATACGCCCGGTAACCGGCAGCAGCGTGTATGATTTTGTGCTGCCTCAACTGCATTTAAAATACGAGCTAGATAAATTCAGCAACCTGCGTGCCGCTGTAACTTACTCATATGCCCGCCCTAACTTTTCAGAGATCATCCCATCGCAGGAGATCAACCGTGAGGATCGGGTTGCCACTATCGGCAACGCCAACCTAAAACCGGTAAAAGCGCTTAACTACGACCTGATGGCCGAGCATTACTTTGGTTCGGTGGGTATAGCATCGGCAGGGTTATTTTATAAAAAACTCGATAACTTCATTTATCGCCGTACCATTTTTAATTCACCCTACCCTACTACCGGCACACCAATTATTCCGCGTATTGATATCACACAATCGCAAAACGGTAATGATGCCGACGTATTGGGAGCTGAGATCGCTTTGCAGCGCCGCCTATCATTTATACCGTTTCTGGATGACTTCAGTGTCTACCTGAACTACACTTACACACACTCTAAAGCGCGTATACAAAGCAGGGAGGCTAACGAAGGCAATGCCAATGTAACCGAAGAAATAAGGTTACCGGGCCAGGCCAGCCATGTGGGTAACGCGTCTGTGGCGTATGAAGGCAAAAAGTTCTCCGCCCGTTTATCGCTCAACTTTAACGGCAGCTACCTGTCTGAGCTTGGTGGTACTAAGGATGAAGACATCTTTATAAAGAACCGTATGCAGCTTGATGCCACCGCCGGGTACGCTGTCAATAACAGGTTCCGCTTGTTTGTGGAGGCGCTAAACCTTACCAACCAACCTTTGCAGGCTTACCAGGGAAATTCAACGCAGTATATACAGCGTGAATTTTACTCTTACTGGATGCGTTTTGGCGTAAAGTTCAATTTATAA
- a CDS encoding GntR family transcriptional regulator: MKYSIDHKSPIPLHVQAEELLRKLIAEEAYQNGKVLPNEVELAKILAISRSTLRQAINKLVFEGLLIRKKRSGTKVNHSTISSKSNNWLSFSQEMKLRGIAIKNFELHVTWVYPDEQLANFFEIKPDRKILKMERVRGQADGPFVYFISYFHPRIGLTGDEDFKRPLYELLEQDYFTIASLSKEEISALAADKIIAEKLHIAVSAPVLFRKRFVFDQGERPFEYNLGYYKADSFIYTVESRR; this comes from the coding sequence ATGAAGTATAGCATAGATCATAAAAGCCCCATACCGCTGCATGTGCAAGCTGAAGAGTTGCTCCGGAAGCTTATAGCAGAAGAAGCTTATCAAAATGGTAAGGTATTGCCTAACGAGGTGGAACTTGCTAAAATTCTGGCTATATCACGCAGTACGCTCAGGCAAGCCATTAATAAACTTGTATTTGAGGGTTTGCTGATCCGGAAAAAACGCTCAGGCACTAAGGTTAACCACTCAACCATCAGCTCCAAATCAAATAACTGGCTTAGCTTTTCGCAGGAAATGAAATTGCGTGGCATCGCTATAAAGAATTTCGAGCTGCATGTTACCTGGGTATACCCGGACGAACAATTGGCGAATTTTTTTGAGATAAAGCCCGACAGAAAAATATTGAAGATGGAGCGGGTGCGCGGGCAAGCCGATGGGCCTTTTGTTTACTTTATCTCCTACTTTCATCCACGCATAGGCTTAACCGGCGACGAGGATTTTAAACGCCCGCTTTACGAGTTATTAGAGCAGGATTATTTTACCATCGCGTCACTATCCAAAGAAGAGATCAGCGCACTGGCGGCAGATAAAATAATAGCAGAAAAGCTACATATCGCTGTATCTGCCCCTGTTCTCTTCCGCAAACGGTTTGTATTTGACCAGGGTGAGCGCCCTTTTGAATACAACCTGGGTTATTATAAAGCTGACAGTTTTATTTATACGGTTGAAAGCCGGCGTTAA